In one window of Clupea harengus unplaced genomic scaffold, Ch_v2.0.2, whole genome shotgun sequence DNA:
- the LOC122129425 gene encoding uncharacterized protein LOC122129425, giving the protein MTSKEHFGQQGALLEDPSAWLALQAANGLAIPYLGYVLLDVKVGDVLFPGCGVVVVKDHCLANTNGLVGTNIIKHCWDTLTKDNLTVPSLSSERFQQQSWRNAMRVCAKEARFAASDGFTGYVRTINRYPLEIPGLVWGRTKAGIQKRDYQCLVEPFGESDVLTARAVSTVKQGRVPIRVRNISSTPVYLRRHQKLAKAFVVEPADIVQDTDVSMSRVGEQVVQLSLTQVKQDLKDWPALVDVNNIDISPAQTLKLQELLHKHQAVFSCHDEDYGKTSTIQHVIPTGDAAPVRGRHSHVPRHLYQEVKTLIQA; this is encoded by the exons ATGACGAGCAAG GAACATTttggccagcagggggcactaCTTGAAGACCCTTCAGCATGGTTGGCACTACAAGCAGCAAACGGCCTTGCGATTCCGTACCTGGGGTATGTACTGTTGGACGTGAAGGTGGGTGATGTGCTCTTCCCTGGCTGTGGCGTTGTAGTGGTTAAAGATCATTGCTTGGCTAATACAAATGGTCTAGTGGGAACCAACATAATTAAGCATTGCTGGGATACACTGACCAAAGACAATCTGACTGTGCCCTCTTTGTCCAGTGAACGCTTTCAACAGCAGTCGTGGCGCAACGCCATGAGAGTATGTGCAAAGGAGGCCAGATTTGCAGCCAGCGATGGGTTTACAGGGTATGTACGCACTATTAACCGTTACCCTCTGGAAATTCCAGGCCTGGTGTGGGGCCGTACCAAGGCTGGCATTCAGAAACGGGATTACCAGTGCCTAGTGGAGCCCTTTGGGGAGTCTGATGTGCTCACCGCTCGAGCAGTATCAACGGTCAAGCAGGGAAGGGTACCCATCAGAGTGAGAAACATAAGCAGCACCCCGGTCTACCTACGACGCCACCAGAAGCTGGCTAAGGCATTTGTAGTGGAACCAGCAGACATTGTACAAGACACGGATGTGAGTATGTCCAGAGTGGGGGAACAGGTGGTACAGCTTAGCTTAACGCAAGTAAAGCAAGACCTAAAGGACTGGCCCGCCCTAGTGGATGTTAACAACATTGATATCTCCCCAGCCCAAACACTGAAATTACAGGAACTGTTACACAAGCATCAGGCTGTGTTCTCTTGTCATGACGAGGACTATGGGAAGACGAGCACCATACAGCATGTGATCCCGACAGGAGACGCCGCACCTGTGAGAGGACGCCACAGTCATGTGCCTCGCCACCTATACCAGGAAGTGAAAACCCTCATTCAAG CCTGA
- the LOC122129426 gene encoding uncharacterized protein LOC122129426, which translates to MEQGTPLQPDRTWAQWKSLQESDPTLRRVLHFLQRGQHPNRLERQAESKEVLEILRQWDRLRCKDGVLCRTFQDPKEVDLRTQIVAPAAGNGGCERFNRTLLGLLGTLGEERRRWHDHLQEMIQVYNNTTHSATGYTPYYLLFGRHGSLPQDCLLGIPDETGCASVEDWVKCHQQRLRYAYEKAGKHTDIERTRQKRHYDHNAENSPLLPGERVMMRDMRARGRGKLADKWEVVPYIVEKQTNPELPVYVVRPEQGQGAEKVVHRNMLRPCSFTPVERAAETPRAVGRNPRRGEATRQVPIDPQPAETSRATMSFPWVGVWAPTGARPDGDVARGGQRPDHNHPDVRDGQRLELDQPRRSTRANIGIPQPNMETNNLYI; encoded by the exons ATGGAACAGGGTACCCCACTCCAGCCTGACAGAACATGGGCTCAGTGGAAGAGCCTACAAGAAAGTGACCCCACGCTGAGGAGAGTGCTACACTTCCTCCAGAGAGGCCAACACCCTAACAGACTGGAACGACAAGCGGAGTCCAAAGAGGTCCTAGAAATACTGCGACAATGGGATCGGTTGAGGTGCAAAGACGGTGTGCTGTGCCGGACGTTTCAGGACCCCAAGGAAGTGGATCTACGAACCCAAATTGTCGCCCCAGCAG CAGGAAATGGTGGGTGTGAGCGATTTAATCGGACACTGTTGGGGCTGTTAGGAACCCTGGGAGAGGAGCGGCGCCGCTGGCATGATCACCTGCAGGAGATGATCCAGGTGTACAACAACACAACCCACAGCGCCACAGGGTATACTCCCTACTATCTGCTGTTCGGTAGACACGGCTCCCTTCCTCAGGACTGCCTGTTAGGAATACCAGATGAGACTGGCTGCGCGTCGGTGGAGGACTGGGTAAAGTGCCATCAACAGCGTCTGAGGTATGCCTATGAGAAAGCAGGGAAGCACACAGACATTGAGAGAACCAGACAAAAACGACACTATGACCACAACGCTGAGAACTCTCCCCTATTGCCAGGCGAGCGGGTGATGATGAGAGACATGAGGGCAAGGGGCCGAGGTAAGCTGGCCGACAAGTGGGAGGTTGTGCCTTATATAGTGGAAAAACAAACTAACCCAGAACTGCCAGTCTATGTGGTCAGACCAGAGCAAGGGCAGGGAGCTGAGAAAGTGGTCCATCGTAACATGTTAAGGCCTTGCTCTTTTACCCCTGTGGAGAGGGCAGCTGAAACCCCCAGAGCAGTTGGGAGGAACCCTAGGCGTGGAGAAGCCACGAGACAGGTCCCGATTGACCCCCAGCCAGCAGAGACAAGTAGAGCCACGATGAGTTTCCCCTGGGTAGGGGTTTGGGCCCCTACAGGTGCGAGACCAGATGGTGATGTGGCGCGAGGCGGGCAACGACCAGACCACAACCATCCAGATGTCAGAGACGGGCAGAGACTCGAGCTTGACCAACCTAGACGATCCACCAGGGCTAACATTGGGATTCCTCAACCAAATATGGAAACCAATAACTTATACATCTAG